Genomic segment of Methanolobus mangrovi:
ACTGCCATCCATTATAGTAATAAGGAGTTATTATATATACCATGATAATAATTAACACAGTCAGATTATCCCTATTGGATAATACCAAAAACGTTAACATACAATAGAATATGATTACATTCTCACCAGAGCAGGAGAAACGTCATGAAGATTGCAATACTTGGAGGCACAGGTAATATAGGCAAAGGCTTTGCACTTCGCTGGGGCCAGATGCACGAAATAATCATCGGTTCCAGGGATTTAGAAAAAGCCGAAGCTGTCGCTGCAGAATACAATGAAGTACTTGAAAAATACGGCCATATGGCAACTATAACAGGTACAGATAACAGGACAGCAGCCGAAAAAGCAGACATCATTGTTGTTGCCATCCGGTATAGCCAGCTTGGCCCTGTTATGGAAATGATTCGTCCTTTCATAGAAAATAAGATAATTATCAGTGTAGTCGTGCCAATGGAAAAGAACATGTGCTACATCAGTCCCGGCGCTAAACACCTGACAGTTCCAATAGAAAGCAAAGAGTTCAATAGCGAATACTTCTGCTTCTCAATGCCTGAAGCCGGAAGTGCTGCCCAGGAGATTCAGAAGATGTTGCCTGATAATGCAGAACTTGTAGCTGCTTTCCATACAGTCCCTGCAAAGAAACTGGCAGACCTTGAAATGGAACTTGACTATGACATAGGCGTTTGCGGAAATTCAATGTATTCAAAAGAAATAGTATTTGGTCTTGTAAACGATATTTCCAATATGAGACCCCTTGATGTAGGGCCTCTGGAAACCGCAGCAATGATAGAATCCCTTACACCTTTGCTTATCAACGTTGCGGCAAGGAATGAAATGAAGGACATTAGTCTGAAATTCATTTGAACTTTTTTATTTTCATTCTTTTTGTATTCTTTTTTACTCTGTTATTTTTGAATTTAAGGTATAACTTTTATGGCAACCTATAATTGCATGGAGTTAGATAACCAAGAATAATTTTGCATTGCATGTGCAGAATATAGAGGAAGAATAGCAGGCGATTAAATGATAATTTGCAATAAGGAAGACGTTATCAAAGCCATTGAAACAAACAACGTAAAGTTCATACGTTTGCAGTTTACGGACATACAGGGAGTAGTCAAGGATGTTGAGATCCCTGTGACGCAGATCGAAAAAGCATTGACCACAGGAATATCCTTTGATGGATCATCCATAGAGGGTTTTGTAAGGATCGATGAATCGGACATGGTGTTAAAACCGGATATAAGGACATTTGCAATACTGCCCTGGAACAACGATAAAGGTCTGGTCGCAAGAATGATCTGTGACATTTATATGCCAAACGGGAAAGAGTTCGAAGCTGATCCCCGTTATGTCCTTAAAAAGGTAATGAAAGAAGCTGAAGAAATGGGATATGAGCTCAATGTAGGCCCGGAGCTGGAGTTTTTCCTTTTCGAGAAGATAAATGGAAAGGCAACTGTAGTACCTCATGATTATGGAAGGTATTTTGAATTTGCACCTACCGATCTTGCAGAGGATATCAGAAGGGAAATTGTCCTGACATTAATGGACCTTAACTTTGATATTGAGGCATCACATCACGAGGTAGCTTTCGGGCAGCATGAAATCGATTTCAAATATGGGGATGCACTGACAACGGCAGACAATGTAATGACGTTCAAGTATGTTACCAGAACCATTGCAAAAATGCACGGTCTTCATGCCACCTTTATGCCAAAGCCAATTGCCATTGAGAATGGATCAGGTATGCATGTGAACCTTTCACTTTCAAAGGATGGCGAGAATGCATTCTATGATGAGAATGGAGATATGCAGATCAGTGAAACTGCAAGACAGTTCATTGCAGGCGTCCTGAAACACATCAAAGCCATTTCATGCATTGCAAACCCACTTGTAAACTCATACAAGAGACTCATCCCAGGGTATGAGGCACCTGTGTACATCACCTGGTCAGGTGCAAACCGTAGTTCCCTTATCAGGATACCTTCACCCAGGGGCAAAAGCACAAGGACAGAGCTTAGAAGCCCGGATCCCTCATGTAACCCATACCTGACATTCGCAGCCATCCTTGCAGCAGGTCTGGAAGGAGTAAGGAACAAGATGGACCCCGGAAAGATTATGGATTACAATATCTTTGACCTGACAAAACAGGAACGTGCAGAGAGAGGTATTGAGACACTGCCATCAACCATCAGTGAAAGTGCAGATTATCTAGAGAATGATGAACTCCTGAAAAGCACTCTTGGAGAACATGTCCATGACAATATATTGAGACTTGCAAGGGCAGAGTGGGATGCGTACAGAACACAGGTCCACGACTGGGAGATACAGCGTTACCTGAACACTATCTGAGATATGGATCCGATATTTTCCATAAATGAAACAAGTGAAGCAGATTATCTACAGGTCAGGAGATTCATTGAACTTGTAGATACTGATTTTTATCCTCCCCTGAGTGAAAGGGGAGGAGGCATCCCTGAAAGGGTAGATGCTGGTCTGGATACACCCAAAGGAAATTTCCTTGTTGCCAGGTTAAAAGAAAGGGATTCATCGGATCATACTGATGGGATTGTCGGTATGGTAGGTTATACAAGGAACTGGAAAAGTGATGACAGTGCCTACATTAATTTTCTTGCAACACACCCACAGCACAGGAACCAGGGAATTAGCAGGGAGCTTTGCCTTAGACTTGAGGAGTTTCTGGGAGAACAGGAAATAAAAAGGATTTATCTTTGCACATGGTCCAGTAATCCTGCTGCAATTAAGTTCTATGAGAAACTCGGATATTATGCATATTCTGTTGTTCTCGATGACAGAGGAAGAGGAATAAATACGATATACTACAAAAAGGACATTAGCATACCTATGCAAAACAATAATATACGATTAGATTCTCGATAAGGAAGTCTTTCCTTAAATCGCATTCATTGCGGAAAACTTTGCAGGATAACTTTTATCCTTATGAGCTTTACCCGCTTTGATTGAAAAAAGACAGGACACGAGTGCCTATTGCATGGTTAGGAAGAATAGAGGAAGTGGTAGGCACCGTGTCCATAAACGTGATATTTTTTGTTTTTGGGTTACTCCTCTGGCATTCGTTCAAGCTTCTTTGAAGATAGCTTTTCAACTAATTCCAGATTCACATCATTTTCAAGTGACAGTTTTCCATTTCTTACTGCATTGTCGACAAACTGCTTGCCAACAGGGTTGCGTATTATCAGGGTAGTGTAACCCTGAGCGCTGCCAATGGAACCTGCCGATATGTCTGCGTCCAGCGCAGTGAGATCTGTACAGATATGACATCCCGGACGAACACAATCCTCAACTTCTTTTAGTGAGATAATCGTCATGTTTCCGTCTTTCAGGGTGATCTCAAGCTTGCCTTTTACATCAAAGTGCATGATGTCAAGAGGGTCTATATGGCGCTCTGCAATAAGTTTGTCCTGTACGAGTTTTTCATAATCGAAGGTTTCTGTACAGAAAAGTCCGACTGCAAGACGTATATATTTCCTGAATGGACGCAAAAGGTCCATTTCGCTCTTTCGCATCTTGCTTACAGCCTGCATGACACATGGAACACCGACAACTGCTATGTTGGTGTACTTCTTGGTAATTACAGCTTCTTTCAGTGAAGCTACCAGAGGAACCCACCAGTTGTAACGGCTTCCTGCGTGGTGAACAAGCACTTCTGAGGACGTAATTACAGCAGATGAAGGCCGCAGTGTCCAGGGATCTTCCACAACAGTAACTATTGCATCGATCATTCCCTGTTCCAGAGCATTTGTAAGTATTGCTGTCACAGCTCCACCACTTTGTTTTCTTGGAACATCGATACCGGACTTTGCGGACACAATATCTATGTATTCACCAAGAACTTCAGATGATGGTGTGTCAATTCTGGGGCATACTTCATAGCATGCACCACAGGGAACTCCGTCATTGACATCCTTGCAGTAACCACTGTTAAGAGGATGTGTGGAATCCCTGCCAAGTTCGAAATAAATAGCATCTGCCGGGCATACAGCTACACATGCACCACATGCTGCGCATTTCCCTGTATCCCAGATTTCTGCCTTAAGATCTAGATAATTTTTACCTGCCATTGTGATCACTCCCATGTGTATTTACCTGCAAATGGCCTGCTGCTTGCAGGGATTATTCTTGAATAGTTCGTATCCAGGAATTGGGACGGATCTATGTCAAACCTTTCACAGAAATCTATTATCACAGGAGTTAACCTTTTCAGGTCTTCTTCAGTAAATTCAACTTTCTTGGCTCCGACACCGAGTAACTTCTCGTCGACATCGCCCCTTATAACGATCTCTCCGCCGTGTATTCCACTACCAATACCACGATCCTGTATTGTTGGTTCCTGTCCAATGCCAAGAACAAGGATGAGACCACCGGCCATGTATTCCCCAAGGAATGCATGGGATGTACCGCCTATAGCTAGTATAGGACGTTTACCCTCATACTCCTTCATATGGATGCCACCACGGTACCCTATGCTGCCTTTTACAAAGACCTTTCCACCGCGCATACTGTGTGCAACCGCATCCCCTGCACTTCCGTGAATTATCAATGAACCGTAATCCATGGTGTTTCCAGGGGCATGCTCGGCATTACCAAATA
This window contains:
- a CDS encoding GNAT family N-acetyltransferase, which produces MDPIFSINETSEADYLQVRRFIELVDTDFYPPLSERGGGIPERVDAGLDTPKGNFLVARLKERDSSDHTDGIVGMVGYTRNWKSDDSAYINFLATHPQHRNQGISRELCLRLEEFLGEQEIKRIYLCTWSSNPAAIKFYEKLGYYAYSVVLDDRGRGINTIYYKKDISIPMQNNNIRLDSR
- a CDS encoding Coenzyme F420 hydrogenase/dehydrogenase, beta subunit C-terminal domain, giving the protein MAGKNYLDLKAEIWDTGKCAACGACVAVCPADAIYFELGRDSTHPLNSGYCKDVNDGVPCGACYEVCPRIDTPSSEVLGEYIDIVSAKSGIDVPRKQSGGAVTAILTNALEQGMIDAIVTVVEDPWTLRPSSAVITSSEVLVHHAGSRYNWWVPLVASLKEAVITKKYTNIAVVGVPCVMQAVSKMRKSEMDLLRPFRKYIRLAVGLFCTETFDYEKLVQDKLIAERHIDPLDIMHFDVKGKLEITLKDGNMTIISLKEVEDCVRPGCHICTDLTALDADISAGSIGSAQGYTTLIIRNPVGKQFVDNAVRNGKLSLENDVNLELVEKLSSKKLERMPEE
- a CDS encoding GltB/FmdC/FwdC-like GXGXG domain-containing protein, whose product is MHYSPLNKMIREAVASGVKEIVLNNVLGQRFIGNGVRGDAKITINGVPGGDLGMFMSGPECEVFGNAEHAPGNTMDYGSLIIHGSAGDAVAHSMRGGKVFVKGSIGYRGGIHMKEYEGKRPILAIGGTSHAFLGEYMAGGLILVLGIGQEPTIQDRGIGSGIHGGEIVIRGDVDEKLLGVGAKKVEFTEEDLKRLTPVIIDFCERFDIDPSQFLDTNYSRIIPASSRPFAGKYTWE
- a CDS encoding NAD(P)-binding domain-containing protein, with the protein product MKIAILGGTGNIGKGFALRWGQMHEIIIGSRDLEKAEAVAAEYNEVLEKYGHMATITGTDNRTAAEKADIIVVAIRYSQLGPVMEMIRPFIENKIIISVVVPMEKNMCYISPGAKHLTVPIESKEFNSEYFCFSMPEAGSAAQEIQKMLPDNAELVAAFHTVPAKKLADLEMELDYDIGVCGNSMYSKEIVFGLVNDISNMRPLDVGPLETAAMIESLTPLLINVAARNEMKDISLKFI
- the glnA gene encoding type I glutamate--ammonia ligase, whose product is MIICNKEDVIKAIETNNVKFIRLQFTDIQGVVKDVEIPVTQIEKALTTGISFDGSSIEGFVRIDESDMVLKPDIRTFAILPWNNDKGLVARMICDIYMPNGKEFEADPRYVLKKVMKEAEEMGYELNVGPELEFFLFEKINGKATVVPHDYGRYFEFAPTDLAEDIRREIVLTLMDLNFDIEASHHEVAFGQHEIDFKYGDALTTADNVMTFKYVTRTIAKMHGLHATFMPKPIAIENGSGMHVNLSLSKDGENAFYDENGDMQISETARQFIAGVLKHIKAISCIANPLVNSYKRLIPGYEAPVYITWSGANRSSLIRIPSPRGKSTRTELRSPDPSCNPYLTFAAILAAGLEGVRNKMDPGKIMDYNIFDLTKQERAERGIETLPSTISESADYLENDELLKSTLGEHVHDNILRLARAEWDAYRTQVHDWEIQRYLNTI